In Poecile atricapillus isolate bPoeAtr1 chromosome 1, bPoeAtr1.hap1, whole genome shotgun sequence, the sequence TGATTTTCCTAAGCTATCAGAGCTTCTCACAGCAGGTGAAATTTTCAGCACAAGCACAGTGGTTGTCATGGCAGCTGCTGACCATCACACACCACTAACCTTTTCGTTCCCTGGGCCGATACTTCCCTTGGAGGTACCATCTAAATGATGTGCTCCTATCGTGACCGTCGAGTAATCCTTAGCCATCATTTTCGCCTCTTTTTTCAAACTCTTCATTTGTGCTagctggagctggctggagtCATATGCAAGTGCTGGGATAGTGTTCACTAAAATCAGCTGGAAAGGTTTCTTCTCCTCCTTGTAGCGACACTGGATGTAGCGAGAGAAAGCTGAGCGATAGGTTTTGTTGAACAACGTGTACACGAGAGGGTTGACAGCTGAAGAAAGATAGCCAATCCAAACAAATATGTTAAGAAGCCCTCCAATGACCTCTTCTTTGCATGACTCCTTGCAAATAACAGCCATCACATTGGTGATGAAAAATGGGCACCACATCACAACAAACAGGAAGAAGACAATGCCAAGGACCTTGGAAGCCTTCTGCTCATTGCTGATGGATTGCATTGTTCTCCTCCCTGAAGTCCCTGTATCTCTGTTCAAGGAGCGCTGAAAGAGTTTCTCTGAGGACAGGGAACTCTGAGGGAGGAAGCTGAATGAAGTAAACTTGGTCTTAGGGCCAATGTCATTCACACATAGCATAGCTTCCTTCTGCAGCGACTTGATAGTTAAAAAGTAAGTGACAACCATGATGGTTAGAGGGATGAAGAATGCCACAAAAGAACCTACTAGAACAAAATTTTCATCTGCGAGTAAGCAGATGtctttcttaaaaatgtctttcttaaATACTTTGGAGTCATCTTGTAGTCCAAAGACAGGTACAGGCATGGAGATACCTGAAagtggatgagagaaagaagAGGTTAAAAACAATAATGAAAAACACTTCCAGCCTCCAAGAAGAAGCAAACATCTACCTGTGTTCTACCTGTGTCTGAGGTGATTGTAGCTATACGCATTACCTCAGCCACAGGTAGAACACATTCGCTTCCTTCCAACTGTCCTATGACACCTGGTAGCCAGAAAAGCATGGTTTTTCAACCTTGGGTCCCTTGTAATGATCTCCAGACTTGCTCCTTTGTCCCTGCCACCTTGGCAAAGGATTTTATGAACTATGACCAAAATGACACTACGTATTTCTCTTCTGGAGTGGCATAAGAGTGATCTTGGACTGTTTTTCATTAGAGGATTAAAAGTGTTATGGGTTCTAAATAGGCTGGGAAATACTAATTTTAGGAGGAAAGATAATTTTTTGTGATAGGTCTAAGAGTAATCTTTCATTGTCTTTTGTTGCTGTAATCTCCACATAGTCAACACAGGCTAAATGCTAACAAAACCCAACTTTCTATGTGGCAATAGCCAGATGAACAATGGGAATAAATTAAGCACTGAGAGACACTGATATGAATCAGCCTGAGGTGTAGTTTATCCTGCAGGACCGCAAAAGTCCTTTCACTGTATTTCCAGCTGCTAGAGGTTGTCTTCTCTGTGCACAGCTGTGCAAAATTTGTCTTCCCCTGGAGCATGCATCCTTGGCTTGTCATGAATGGCAAGACAAGGTGACAAAGTCCATTCTCCTTGGACTCCTCTGTCTGTTTCAAGCCTACTCAGCCATTTCCTCAGGGATTTCTGCAAATGCTGCTAGAGTCTGAGTAAAATCAAAGCACTGCTGTTTCTTTGGTTGTTGGTTTTAGGGTTTATTCCAGCGTTTGTCTCTTCCCCTCCAAATGGATGCTGTCTCTCCAAGAGAAGCCATGTTCAGACAATGAAAGAGATGATGTGCTGTGAAGATAGCAAAAGTGGAGCGAAGCAGGGGGTGATAATGCAGCCCTGTTTAGATAAAAGCGGAGAGGAGTCTGACTCCTGTGGAAAGTTAGCATAATCTGGGAGCTTCAGTCCCGTTTGCATTTTGGAACAGAAATCCCAGTTGCTGTATTTAGCttatgtgaaataaaaatattgactAGAGAAAAATTTCCTATGGTGTGAGGATGCTGTGCCCTACTTTGTTCAGTGGATGCCAGGAGTGTTCTTACTGGTTCACAGACGAGTCCTGAAACATCTGCGTTTCAATGGTACATCTCTCtatctctctttctttcccttcttcccacTCTGCTGCTTAAACTGGGAGCCCTTTAAAAAGCATAGCCTGTCGCTTCATTTCACACATATCCAGTGCCCAGCATAACAGCTCCAGTCCTGGAGGAAGGCTGTGGAGTACAGGCTCAATACCAAGCAATAATAAtcacagtaataataatattagATTATTATTCTGTTCAAGTGCTTCattctttttgttcttctggaGCTTCTACAAAGATCTTTCTTTTTCTAGGTATACTGTGGCTTATTTTGTCTGTAACTGAACTGAGTCATGGCATTGCCTCAGGCCACTTTAGAAAAGTGCTGTTCTTATCTGCCCAGGGCAGAAGCTGGTGGAGAGCCTGTGGTATTGCCCTTTCTGTTTCTCCTGCACAAGTTCTAAATGCTTGAACTTGCGCTAGGAGAAGCCAGTGAGTGAGATGCAAACTTCTGTAGTGTGGCAGTTCCTGAGTTGAGCTGACAGAAACCTACAGTGTTTTTAGCTACTGGCTAAAAAGGTCTGAGTCTGTCTCTCTGAAAGCACAGAAGAAGAGGTCACCATCAGAAGCCAGACTATCCAGCCATGGTTGAGTAATCTGGGATGTTGAACCACTCCAGGGAAATGAGGAATGCTTTGAagttagttttctttttttggaggAGTTGAAGGGGTGCTGAAGGCATCCAGCACCTCCCAGCATCATACTCCAGCTGCACGAAGACACAGCATTAGTCAGAGCAATACCGCAAGTTTCCCGTCTGCTTCTGCCCTGTGTTGATAACAGCGAGGctgttttttcatttaattcaaAGACCTAGTGTGAGCTTCAGAGATAAAATAAACAATGGTATTGACAGagtaaaaaaatgcttttcattaCTACCTTATGGTTCAGCTGCATGAGGAAGCAtgggagcagaggcagcagcgctagaaagaggaaaattttaGCATAATTTGCACGCTTTTTCAAGTAAAGGGCCAAAGTCTGTTACAACTTCTCACTTGAAACAAGAGGAGCAATTCCCcaactgctttgttttgttcttaGCAGCTTCTGGAGACTGGCGTCTAAATCCAGATTTCTGgctttaaaaaatggaaatgggCTGCAGCATGTAGCAGAAGTTCCTGTAGTTCTTTGCCATTCCTTTAACAAGCAGAAAAGTGCTGTACCAGCAGAGCTGTAGCAGGCACTCCTAGTCACATAAGTTTTTCTGAGTGACCATTCAAGGCATCTTTCCCCTACACCTGAAGGGAAGTGGCCTGTATACAGTTTGGAAACAACAGAGATACCACACTTTGGTGGCAGGGAGCACTGACAGCTGTAAACTGCTTTTTTGTGTAACCACAGTTCAGTTGATTCAGGGCATCCCCCAAATGATATTGTGGCATTCCTGCATGAAAAAAGTTAATGTCCAAAAgttgattttctcttttcatatcTCTACAGGGACTAAATTTACTGTTTCCTCCTGAAAGGAACAGGGTTTGTTCCCCCTCAGCGGTTGGTTTCTGCAGCATAAGTATGGCAAATTCCACCAGGATACAGGGACCAAATTCAAAGGCAGTAATATTTAAACTGTCCCTAAAGGAGCTTCCATGTGCAACTCACATACActattttaatgggaattttaggaATCATCACATATGACTAAGAATATCACCCACATGTCACATTTGGTCAAGATCAAGTTTGTCCTCTAAACCAAACAATAatacaattattatttttgtgttataaaaataacaaaaagactTGGCCTAAAGTTGCATTAGCATTATTGCAACTGACTGAATTAATTCCTTAAAAGCTGAACATGAATGATCTGTTTCACCTGGATGATTCACCTGGATGTATACTCTCTGGTTTACTTGTCCTTgctttccagctccctgctcttgGTGACTGGATGTTTAAGGCACAGATGGTGCCTGTGCATTCATCCATAAGAAGAAAATCAGCTTCACGAGAAAGGATCATGCAGAGCTACCAGAAAGGGACAAAGGGGTGTTTGGGAAGTGAAGCATGTGCCAACAGTAGGTCTGGAGGAGACAACCTGGAAGGGATGTAACAGAACAGCTATTCCACACCCTGCCCATTTCATGCTCCCACTAGCTCAAGGTCAGTCTGGAAGAAATCTTCGTATCACCTGAGGAATTCTTTATGGTTTATTTTAATCGGCTTTCAGAAGAACTAATCTGAGGCACAAGGAAGCATTCAGCACAGAATAGGAGCATCCATTCAAGCACTGAAGGTACATTAGCCACTCCATTTCCAGTTGACATTCCCATTTAGAACATTTTCCCTTGTGAACAAGCCCTAAATATTATGTTCCTCTGGTACAAGGTGGTTTATTTATATGGTTTCACTTATACACAGGTGGCTGCTTCAAACTGTGGATTTTAATAAACCGCACAACAGATCCCAAACAATAAAGATGAGTAATAAATTCTGCATTAAACCACAAGAATTTGGGCACAGTTTCAGAATGACAAAAGGCGCTTGAAACCAAAGGTGAAGAAGTAAAGCAATGGCATCCTTTTTGTTCTCTCAAAAATGCCTGGTGAAATTGACAAAGCTTGATATAGTGGTACACATTGCTGTCTTCAGAGGTATAAAACCACTTTAACTGGAGAGGCATATGGGGTTTGCAGCTGCCTTGAGCTGCTGAGACTGTCAATAAATCAAAGCCATAATTTACAGTGTGCATGTAGGGTGGCACACTGGGGTTACTTGGGATGAAGGCAAGGAGAGGGAAGTGAATTGATAAGGTCAAGGTTCTTTCAGTGAAGTCTCCTTTAAGCAGAACCTGTCAGTCACATGCTTTCACCACGCATATATCCATTTCAATTTTGTTTAGTACAAATGAGTATTATTTTGTGCCTTAATAAATGTCCAAGGGTTAGGAACTACCTTTTAGAAATGTCATTTCTCAAAAACTTTGGCACCTGTGTTCACCTTCTCatgaaaaacaagaaattctCCCCGTCTCAGGTCTTAGCAGTCACACTGATTCTGACGTATGGGGTCATGGGCCAGCTCACGGGCCACTGCACAAAGATGTGCTGTGACACTGGGGACCTCTGAAAGGATTGCTGCTTGGGAAAGCCAGTGTGTCCTTCAAGCAGCTCAGTGTGCCCATACTGCCTAATTTCTTTAGAAAAGCCCATGCTGGTATCTGGTGCTTATTTGTACTCAGAAAATATCCTTTGTTGGTACATCTACACATTCAAACAGCAAAGAGATGTCAATGTGTAACTCATCTGCTACATCCCAAGGCAAGCAATGCATACTCTCAGTCTCATGTTGTATAAAAATCTCCTTGTTGCACACTGCCATCAcattattttcaatattttttgcTTAATTAACCacacaaaataatatttattccTTTGGGCTACTATGGGTGGAAGTTTGTTTACTCAAGGAACACAAGCCACAGTGAGCCACTTGTGGCAGGGGGACCATGGACTATGTCCTCCTCTGAGTACATGATGAGTACACGGGGATGACAATGTGTCTGGATCTTATATGAGGAGCTGGAGTTTAGCAACAAGTTACTTCCACTTAAACatctgcagaggagctgcttgGTCTTGCTTCATGTCTCTGCTTGGCATTTGACACTCGGCATTATGGTTGTTACATCACTACATTTCATTGTTTTGTCATTACATCATTGTTTCCCCGGACCTGCAAACACTTAGCTGCTCTCTGCATGCACCTGAAAATGTTATCCCTCCATGGACTCCTTTCCAGTCATGACAAGCCCTTCACTGTGATCATTTTGTTGCTGTGGGAGTAGTGCCAGCCATATTTCCAGTGCAGGCAGATTGCTGATGGGTGGCAGTGAAGTAGCAGAAATTTCCACCTGGGATAGAGGGGATGTTGAAAACCTCTGTGTGGACGGGGAACCACCATCTGAGGCTGCATCTAGTTATGATGAGTGTTAAAAATCTTCCACTTTCCCTAGTCAGTGAGACAGTGTCCCCAAAGTCTTGGGCTAGACTTTCTTATCACATGTGAGACCAGCACAGAATTCTTCCCTGCTAGTAGGTACATGTGTTGGCAAAGGCAGAAGCAGATGAGGAGCTTTCTCTTACAAATTCCCACATAATATTTGTTTTCAGATGGATTTCCTCAAGAGCTAAGTAAgtctcagtgctggggaagcaTTATCTCCTTTCTGCATCCCAAGAGGCTGTACTCACAGGAATGGAATTAGAGTGGGTCCAGGCATTTTCCTTATAACTGCTGGTAGACCAAATTTAGTTTTCTATTCAAGGGTACACATGGAGCTGGTTTTCTGTGTCTTTCCCTTGGAACACTTTATTTGGTCACACATATTCTATTTAATAcaagtgaaaggaaaacaaatttaatgTCACATAGAGGGGGTGCCAGTTAACAGCTGGATAATTCTATTAATTTTGAAATGGCTTTGTTCTTGACAGCTCAGAAAATCTCTAAGGAAACATATTATTTAGCCTAGCAGGAGATACATTCAATTCTTTTTATGTGTGAAAAATATGGTAAATGATAATTTATATCATAAATTATCTATTTcactttagaaaaacaaaatcagagaaGTCTGTTTTCTAATATGTTTCTAATTTACGTCCTCAGTCCTGAAGCCTATTTCTTAATAAGAACTGAGATATGTGTCTCCAAATTAATTTGTAGAACTGTGATAATAAAACAGCTATTAAAAGGATTACAGGACAAGTGCAAGAAATGAAGGACAGGTGCCCCTTTTTGACCCAACTCTTTAGAAACCCTGGGCTTCAGAGTGAGCTGAGTTTTGAGAGAGGAAGCCACTGATGGAGTCACTTTCTGCTTTGATATACTCCTCAAAATGTGCACACAGCCCTATTTCCTAAAGGTAGCAAGAATCCAACAGCAAGAAACAGTTTCTTTGCTTTTGGCTTTAAGTGCTTTTCCTGCCTATGCACTCCTCAAATTCTTTGTTGGTTTTGCTGCAGGACTTGTTTATTCTCTATTTCCTCTAATTTTCTTGTTGGATTTTTCAGGCCTTCTGAGTGTTTGAGGAAGATACAACCTTTTGCATTGCAGTTTCCAGTGGAGCCTATTCCCGAGTGCAGTGTTTGCTTTTCAACTAGTGACATTATTTTTGATTTGGATAGAGGCTTCTTTCAAGATGTCTTTTGGCTTCTCACAGAGATCTCCAATTGAGAGAAGTTGTTATCTCTCTCTCTAAGATGGTTACCCAGTCACTAAAGGGCAGAGAGGAGTCCACACTTATCACagctataaataaataaagaaaggTGAGGAAGCAACTTGTCTGGGGGATGCTGGCTGAGTAAAGCCCAAGTCCAAGGTGGACAGCAGCTACAATTCTGCTGCCATTTGGGAGCTAGAAGGGAGCTGGGCTTGATGTGCTCCTCCAGAGGACATTGGCTGTATAACCCCTTCATCCGTGGTGATTATAAGTGACGAGAAGTGACTGCCCTTACAATAAAGAGCTAATGTTTAGTCTGAAAATTTGCAAGGAGCTCCACAGGTCTACAGCCTATCACTGCACAGGGGGACAAGGTTCTCCTCCTTCTATttaaagctgctgcttctgtggctcaacaaaatgcagcagagcaggtcaaacaccttttttctttctgcacaCACAATTAATATTGTTTATCTTGCATTGGTGCTTATAAGCTCCTGGTACCAACAGTGTAATTTGTAACTCAAAAGAAGTTACAAATTTATGGTAAGCACTGGCCACGGTAAATATGTTAATTTGCAAAGGGAAAGAGTCACTTGTGTAGAATCAACTCCAGCCACCTGTGGTAACCCCTCTGTTTAGCATATGACCTGTGTTCCATGTCAGATGGCCTCACAGTGTTCACTGTTCAGGCCCCTAGGAGACCAGATTAGGGGATAATAGTGTtttgagaagaaagaaataacatATCTTTTTTACAGAATCTTCCTAGATCAGATGttattggtttgtttttttagctGTGAAGCTCCTGTAGGATCCTTGGGGCTAATTTATTGTGAGCTATACATGCTATACACACAgtaatgcttaaaaaaatacttatagAAGCAATAAGCTAGAGATTATGGAAAGATCTTAGATGTTCCACTACCATAAGCAGATAACGTGATGCCTCCAAGAGTAGTCTAAGTGACAAGATCCCCTAATATCCCAGTTTTTATATCTCTGTCTTTTAATTATTACATGGTGTGATTTGTTGAATGCTGATAATTTGCTTAACTCTGACTGAATCTTCCACTGAACTGAACAGAGATTTCTGTTAGTATCTCTGAGATTTCTTCAGCAGTGCTACTTGGCCTCATTGAATAGTTTAAAAGGACACTGAATGTAGCCATcagataaatttttaaattattttttacaatAATTTCACACTCCATCTGAAGGGCACAGATAACAAAAACTGTAATTCCTCTGGATTTTCTATACCCTAGACCATGTCCCAGTTGTTTCTCCATGCCTCCTTTTGTGGTTGCTTGTAGAAACTGCTTAATAAGTGAATTATCAGCTTCTTACTAGTTATACAAGGAAACTGCTGCAGTGGCTGGACAGTTATTGGGATAGATGTCCTGATGTGATGGataatttggaaggaaaaacagaatGAGAAGCAGCTTAGAAACCTGCACAGGTCTGAAGATGATGAGTCAGGATCCTGTGCTTTATGTTTCACTGTCCACCCTGCAGCTAATGCCCTTCACCCTGACTGAGCTGTTCGACCAGTCAGTGCCCTGGCCACATTTACAAGATAACAGGgctgaagaagagaaaaaaagggagcaTATCTGAAGGGATTGTATATCCCATATTTCCCATCTACTGGTGTCTATGTGGCTGATACAGCATGATCCCTAGGCTTATCTTTCTGTTAAATGTCACAAAGCACcttgcaaatgaaaaataaataaacgaACTGTCCTTGCAACAAGAAATGCAGGAGTAACCTCCTCATGTCCTGCAGTAGTATGCAAGGCAGGGCTGGATTTAACTGAGGAACTTTCAATCCAAAACTTCTGAGTACTTCTGTGCTTGTAAGGGGAAATTTTCAGTTTGCTCAGTGCACCTGGGACCTAAAATCACGGAGTTTTTCTCTCAGGATACTCACAGTTCAGCTCAGTCTATGATCCTGGCAATAGTGGTCAATTTGACATTTCAAAACTCAGATCAAATACAAAAAGTTGTAACAAGGGCTATGTTCTGCCAGAAGGAAATAAGTCTTCCCAGTGGGTGTGATTTATTTCCGACATAAAGTCAGGACTGAGTACTGTGAAATACACAGATTCTAATTTTGATCAGGTAGAAAAGAAAGCCTTTATCACAAT encodes:
- the HTR2A gene encoding 5-hydroxytryptamine receptor 2A isoform X2, translating into MDILCDGESSVNPTANSFIQINHERRFYRNVYGAGEINISHLCNLTVNSDNLTNLSCESNMSPPCCPSQKNWPALLTVIVIVLTIAGNILVIMAVSLEKKLQNATNYFLMSLAIADMLLGFFVMPVSMLTILYGYEWPLPRKLCAIWIYLDVLFSTASIMHLCAISLDRYIAIRNPIHHSRFNSRTKAFAKIIAVWTISVGISMPVPVFGLQDDSKVFKKDIFKKDICLLADENFVLVGSFVAFFIPLTIMVVTYFLTIKSLQKEAMLCVNDIGPKTKFTSFSFLPQSSLSSEKLFQRSLNRDTGTSGRRTMQSISNEQKASKVLGIVFFLFVVMWCPFFITNVMAVICKESCKEEVIGGLLNIFVWIGYLSSAVNPLVYTLFNKTYRSAFSRYIQCRYKEEKKPFQLILVNTIPALAYDSSQLQLAQMKSLKKEAKMMAKDYSTVTIGAHHLDGTSKGSIGPGNEK
- the HTR2A gene encoding 5-hydroxytryptamine receptor 2A isoform X1; the protein is MDILCDGESSVNPTANSFIQINHERRFYRNVYGAGEINISHLCNLTVNSDNLTNLSCESNMSPPCCPSQKNWPALLTVIVIVLTIAGNILVIMAVSLEKKLQNATNYFLMSLAIADMLLGFFVMPVSMLTILYGYEWPLPRKLCAIWIYLDVLFSTASIMHLCAISLDRYIAIRNPIHHSRFNSRTKAFAKIIAVWTISVGISMPVPVFGLQDDSKVFKKDIFKKDICLLADENFVLVGSFVAFFIPLTIMVVTYFLTIKSLQKEAMLCVNDIGPKTKFTSFSFLPQSSLSSEKLFQRSLNRDTGTSGRRTMQSISNEQKASKVLGIVFFLFVVMWCPFFITNVMAVICKESCKEEVIGGLLNIFVWIGYLSSAVNPLVYTLFNKTYRSAFSRYIQCRYKEEKKPFQLILVNTIPALAYDSSQLQLAQMKSLKKEAKMMAKDYSTVTIGAHHLDGTSKGSIGPGNEKVSGV